The DNA region ttattaacCATATGAGGACACTTGGGGGTTGAGAAGAAATATACAGAATGTAGAAAAATTCTAAGAATCCCCTGTGGCTGGGAGTGCATCTCTTCCCTTTCACCCTAGTTCCCATTTGTTTTCCTCCTTTCTGTTTGGTTGTTTAAAAGCCATTTCTTAAGGCTCATCTGCCCCTTTCCTCAACTCCTGACCTGAGGATcgctgtccctcctcccccaggacctCGAGCCCCAGGACAGTGCTCAGAGCGGCCGGCCCCAGGGCGGGCGTCGGGGGCCCTGCGCCCAGCGGGCTCCCCGAAGGACGTAATGGGGGCGGGGAATCGAAACATCCACATGACGTCATTGGTACTCAGTCATGGGGGTCAGAGCAAGGGCACCGGCAAACCAACCAACAAgcttggattaaaaaaataaaagaaccggAGTGAACCCTGCAGGGAGGCTGGTCTGCACGGCCCGGTGTTAGCTGGGAGcacacaggagggcagggcccctgacggagggtgggagggtcagggagggaagaggcagcGGACAGGCTGGGTGCAGGTGGCCTGGAGTCGAGGCGCGGGGTAGCAAGGTCCCTTTCTTCTCGGTGCCGGAGGGACAGGCACCAAACACACAGTCCTTGGGGCGGTGCAGGGTAGGATCAGGCCCTGGACTCCCAGAAAgccagggggtggaggtgggggagagtaTGACGTGCCTGGGGAATGAATTTTGGAGTGAAACTtacatctcagagggaagtgagggcagggcagggcacctAGAGGGGCAAAGGGAGCCCGGGCCCCGGCtctggcagggcctgggctggtcACGGGTCCGAGTCCCGGCCCATCATGTTCTTGAGGGCGTTCTTGAGGCTGGTTCTGCTGGGGGACTTGACTGCGGGCCTGAGCTCCGAGCTCTGCTCGTCCTTGCGAAGCTCCATCTCGATGACCACCACCTGCGCGCCCTGGGGGGCCTCCGCCCCTGCGCCCcgagcccccgccccgcccgctaACCGCTATTTCTTATCCTTGCGAGACTCCCCCAGCCCCTTGGACTTCTTCTCACTGGCCGCcttggtgctcctgctgtggtcCAGCATGGCGTACAGCACGGGCGTCTGGGGAGGGGCGCAGTCAGTCaccggcccgccccgcccgcccccggtcCCGGCCCCGAGCCCCGCTAACCTGCCGGCCGCGCTTGGAGTCCTTCCCAGACTTGTGCAGCTTCCCCTTCTCCATGGCGCTGCGGGGAGACGGGGTGTGGGCGGGgcgctcccctcccctgcccctccctcccctcccccgccccctcccggggcGCCCCTACCTGAGCCGCCGCCGCAGGGCCGCCTGCCTGCGCAGCCAGCAGTACCGCACCAGGTagaagagcagcagcagcagcagcaccgcgCCCAGCACGCCCCCGACGACCGCGCCCAGCACCACCCCGTAGCGCGTGGgcactgggagggagggacagtgaGAGACCCGCCggacctgccccctcccctgcggGCGGGGTGACCCCAGCTGCCTCCGCCCgcctcccagggccccagccccGTCCTCCGTCTCCTCGCGCACCTTTTTCGAAGACGTAGAGTGTGACCTTCGAGGTCTTGCCCACGATGTCCGGGGGGTTCTTGACGTCACAGGTGAACGTGCCGTTGTCGCTGTAGTCCAGGTTGTGGATGACGATGGAGCCGTCCTTCCAGCGCGGGTCCCCTACCCACTGGATGCGCTCCTTGAAGGTGCCCACCTCGTCGATGTAGGGCTGCCCCTTGGCGAAGTGGAAGATCTGCGGAGCCAGGGCGGGCGGTTCCAGCCACAGGcgcggggcctgggctggggcgggcCAAGGTGGGCCTGCCCCGGCCACGGGGGTCGTGGCTCATAAagtaccccccccccgcccgagttCTCCTGCCTGTGGCCTCGGAAGCGCCCTCTCCggggcagccccagggccccccagccaCTCACTGAGATGGCATCGCGGCCCCCCTCGGGCTGGTAGCGCCAGGTGAAGGAGATGTCATCCGAGACCCACTCGCTGGACCAGAAGGAGCAGTGCAGGGTCACTCGGGAGCCGACAGCGCCATGGACCTCCCTGTCCGTGTACACGACaatggcctgggccagggacagCACTGCAAacagaggggaggggtgctgggggccCCACACGGACACCGAGCAGGTGAGGGCAGGTCCTGCTCAGGCCAAGTGGGCGGAGAAGAGACTGGGGCAGAAATGATACATTCTGAGGCCCAAGTCTCCCGACTCACTGAATAGCAGATTGAAAGGCTGTGTTGGTCCAAGCTTATCAGCGGCCTGAGGGAGGAAATGGGCAGTGACTGTTCCCTGGGGGACAGCCAGGGGCTTGCGTTTGTCTGCACGTCTCCCTTTCCCTTCGGCTCAGTTTCCCGTAAGCCATCCCTATGATACAggctttacaattttttaaatttattacaaATTATACAGGCAACACATATTACATTCTTCTTATAAACTATTCAAGCAATAGAGATAAAGCTAAGTCTCTCTTGAGGCCCCCCTCAACCAATTCCTTCCCTgtctgttatcatttttttaaaatatatttttattgatttcagagaggaagggagaaggagacagaactgtcaatgatgagagagaatcattgattggctgcctcctgcacgcctctccTGGGGggtaagcctgcaacccaggcttgtgccctgctgggaattgaaccagggacactcaaccactgagcaacaccagccaggctgttatCAGTTTAATGTGTAGCCTTTTTCTCTGAATCAAATTCAATATAAACTTAATAAACTCAAGATATGCAGGTACTTAtgcttaagaatatatgtatataaaataatatatgtagggGTTTCCATGTTGATTCATAGAGacaatcttctttttaaaagctgcaCAGTATTTCTCAGTAGAGCAAAATCAAGTTTttctacaggaaaaaaaaaaaagaagataactaGAAAGTGTTAAGTCTTCTTCCCTGGCCCGGTTGTCCTCACTGCTGAGTCTCTGGTCGCCATACTGCTGACCCTTGACTGGGAGGTCAGGAAGGAAATACCCAGGGGAAGCTGGGTACAGCCCCAACCCCCAAGTCCAGAGCTCAGATAACTGCGTGTGAGCGCTCTGTGGTTCCACCTGCTCACCCTCCTCTTGGCCGTTCTGGGTCAGTGCCACGCCCAAGACTCGCCCACACAAGAAAGGCCATTCCAGGGAATTGCGTGCGTGGGCTGGCCGAGTGGGGGCAATTGTAGACTCTTCTGTTCTACGAGATGGGGAGCAAGCAGCCAAACAGAGATCCACTGTCTGAGCAATGCCGGGGCTCATGCCGCCCCCACATGGTCCCGAATCTCCCACCTCAGCATGTAAGACATTGACCCGCCACCTAGGACCCCCGCCTGAGAGCCTTCTTGGGATTCCCAAGAGCAACAAGGAAAGTTATTCATTGGGTGCACCTCCTCTTCTTCCTGTCCTAATGTCCCCACTGCCCTTCAGCTCTGCTCagtgagtggggccggtgctgggACAGAACACTCCCCCTCTCCACGCCTTTCCCCAGCATTTCCTCAGGGGCCCCGGATAGTCCAGTACAGCCCAGAAGAGTCTGGGTTTGGGTTGAGGACCAAGAAGTTGACAGCAGAGAACGCTGGCCGTCCCGAGCAGCCACACCCATTTGCCTGCTGCTCCAGAACAGTTCAGAGAAGAAGGACCCGTTCAATCACCCTGCTTTGACCTTCTCTTGCTCACCCAACATCTACCATGGGGCAAGGAAGGGGTCGATCAACTTATGAAAGAAGACAGCTTTCAATGAACAAAATCCTAGAATCTCATAAACCCTCCCACTCCTTTCGCCCACATAATAGACAACTGATCcacagagagaaactgaggcacccaGAGGCAAAGGACCCAAGGAGCTGGGACCACAAATGTGGGACCTTTCCTTAGGTCACAACCCCTGGATTTTCCCTTCGTGGAAACGAAGGGTTGGTACCTCTGTACTAGACCATGAGTAGGAACCAGACTCAGGTGTCTGCCCCTGGTCCTTATCTTGCTCTAACATTGcttcccccaggccctcagcatGGCTCTGGGCCATGTTACCGATTCCCAGCCTGGGTCTGTATGGTCCACCTCAGGGAAGCTCTCTACATTCTCTTTTACCTTCTCCCTTCACAGAATACCTTTATGCCTCCCtccaaactatatattttttctctgaatAGAATAGCCCCTTCCTGATCCTTCTCACTCTTTCTTTAATTGCAGTGGGCAGCACAGGGAAGGCAGTGGGAAGTTTGCAGAGAGAACCTGAgtcccagggccccaggctggggtggTTCCACTTACCCAATGAGGAGAAGAGCAGTGCGGCCAGGATAGAACTGGGGCTGGACGAGGGAGCCCCAGGAGCCATAGCTGGGGCAGGGTCTGCAGGGTTGGGAGAGTGGGGGACCAGGAACTGAGCGGGGGGTTCCTGGAACCGCTTAAAATCCCCCAGGGCCCCAGTATGAGGGGGCTGTCCTGAGCCAGTAACCAATTGCAGCCTGGCATGTGCAGTTGAGAGGTGGTGGTAGGGGGCTGACTGCAGGGAGCAGAAGGAGCATTGTGTCctctgggtggagggtggggtacACATACCACCCCATACACAGAGGGCTTTGTGTCTGCTGGCCTCCCCCTGCCCTAGGCTGGAATGTcgagggtggtggtgagggagagggacagaaaaagGGACACAAACACACTTCTCTGAGGGATGGATGGGCAGGGGGACCTGAATCCTAAGGCCACAAGAAGGGGATTCCTCCCCAGATGCCTGGCCTGAGATGAccccctggggccctgggagctaCAGGCAGGTTTCCCAAGAGAACCCGGGAAGCAAGGGTCACTGTCATCACCACAGTCTTAGGTGGCAGGACAGGCTTCTTGAGGTGACCAGGTCCTTTGGGAGCCTTATTTGACCCAACTCCCTTCGTCCTGGGTGATTCTTCCCAGATGGAAGCTTTTCTCCCTGGGAAATATCCAGGGAAGAATCTCCTAACTTCTCCCTCTCTGTCGGGAAGTCCTTCAATGCCGTATGCTGCAGTCATAGCGTATTTCAATTTAGAGCAAGTCAGCAAAACCATACTGTGCTCCCTAATGTGAAATGCAGGTGTGCAGGCAACGGAGAGAAGAATAAAACTGAAGTCCCCCTTCAAGGAGTTCAGGATCTAGTTCGGGAGGGCAGAGAGCGGAGGGTCAGAGGACAAGCCCATCAACAACTGACCACATGGACTGTGACACCTGCCACAGGAGAGTGCGGAGCCATGTGCTGGGCACCCAGGAGGCACGCTCAGCTGCACGGGCAGGAGACTGTTATGTgatggagattaaaaaaaagaagggttACTTAACAAATGAAGTTCAGAGGAAGGGGGAGTCATGTCTGGGAGGCAACATTAGCTGTGGACCAACCATGAAGGATCCGTgccattttgaaaaagagaaatgtaCCCAGGTAGTGAGAGTATCTAGGCAGGTAGAACAGTGAAAGCAGAGACAAAGGCAACgtgcgtgcgtgcgcgcgcgtgtgtgtgcgtgcgtgcgtgcgtgtgtgcatgcgtgtgtgtgcgtgcgtgtgcgtgtgtgtacgtgcgtgcgtgtgcgtgcgtgcgtgcgtgtgtgcatgtgtgtgcgtgcgtgcgcgtgcgtgtgtgtgcatgcgtgtgtgtgcgtgcgtgcgtgtgtgtgtgttgagaaggTCTGTGAGGTATTGGGCATATTCAAGGCAGATCTGGGGCCATCCACTTGGACTTGGGGGAACCTGAGGAGGCGTCACAGGAAATGAGTCTGCAGGAAAGTTGAAGGTGGTTTTGATGGGCCTTAACATACAGGCTAACGAGGGTGGATTCAATTTACATTCTAAGAATTTCCTGAAGAGTTGGGGTACTGTTTAAAGTTAATAATGGGAGTGTCTATATGCTCAGAGCTGTTTTAAGACAAACCTGGCCAGGAAATTCATTCGGGTCAGAGCTCTCCTGATtgctgcctcctctcctcccctcctggaACCCTCT from Myotis daubentonii chromosome 18, mMyoDau2.1, whole genome shotgun sequence includes:
- the MPZ gene encoding myelin protein P0 isoform X2 — its product is MCTPPSTQRTQCSFCSLQSAPYHHLSTAHARLQLVTGSGQPPHTGALGDFKRFQEPPAQFLVPHSPNPADPAPAMAPGAPSSSPSSILAALLFSSLVLSLAQAIVVYTDREVHGAVGSRVTLHCSFWSSEWVSDDISFTWRYQPEGGRDAISIFHFAKGQPYIDEVGTFKERIQWVGDPRWKDGSIVIHNLDYSDNGTFTCDVKNPPDIVGKTSKVTLYVFEKVPTRYGVVLGAVVGGVLGAVLLLLLLFYLVRYCWLRRQAALRRRLSAMEKGKLHKSGKDSKRGRQARHTLPHLHPLAFWESRA
- the MPZ gene encoding myelin protein P0 isoform X1, whose product is MCTPPSTQRTQCSFCSLQSAPYHHLSTAHARLQLVTGSGQPPHTGALGDFKRFQEPPAQFLVPHSPNPADPAPAMAPGAPSSSPSSILAALLFSSLVLSLAQAIVVYTDREVHGAVGSRVTLHCSFWSSEWVSDDISFTWRYQPEGGRDAISIFHFAKGQPYIDEVGTFKERIQWVGDPRWKDGSIVIHNLDYSDNGTFTCDVKNPPDIVGKTSKVTLYVFEKVPTRYGVVLGAVVGGVLGAVLLLLLLFYLVRYCWLRRQAALRRRLSAMEKGKLHKSGKDSKRGRQTPVLYAMLDHSRSTKAASEKKSKGLGESRKDKK